In Sulfurimonas hongkongensis, a single genomic region encodes these proteins:
- a CDS encoding glycosyltransferase family 4 protein, translated as MRKILELCLSPDIGGLELYMVRASHYLHESEMDVVSVINESGKLEQYYKDTQHKYEKIKRSSTLLTFFTAKKLAKIIDDNYITIVHLHWTKDIPVAVLAKLISKQNPKLIQTRNMTMTRFKDDFYHRFLYKNIDLMLAVTSQVKEQIEKFVPIDVRPKVEVLYMGAKKPSIISDEEIESICDKYSLKKSFIVGIVGRIEERKGQYLVIDAIKKLTGKNIDAKALIIGHTMSDGYLSSLKSGIEKDAIKDKIVFTGFTREVQKLMQACDVIVLATDRETFGLVLIEAMQCEIAVVASDSGGPLEIIDNNKSGLLFKTNDSHDLAKKLELLYSDKALRDSLAKAGAKKASILFDAYKQFQELKNVLVRI; from the coding sequence TTGAGAAAAATTTTAGAGCTTTGTTTATCTCCAGATATTGGTGGACTTGAGCTATATATGGTTAGAGCATCTCACTATTTGCATGAAAGTGAGATGGATGTAGTAAGTGTTATAAATGAGTCAGGAAAACTAGAGCAGTATTATAAAGATACCCAGCATAAATATGAAAAAATAAAAAGAAGTTCAACCTTACTTACTTTTTTTACTGCTAAAAAATTGGCAAAAATTATAGATGATAACTATATAACTATCGTGCATCTTCACTGGACAAAAGATATACCAGTAGCTGTTTTAGCAAAACTTATTTCAAAACAAAATCCTAAACTTATACAAACTAGAAATATGACAATGACTAGATTTAAAGATGATTTTTATCATAGGTTTTTATATAAAAATATAGACTTAATGCTTGCTGTTACAAGTCAAGTTAAAGAGCAAATAGAAAAGTTTGTTCCAATCGATGTAAGACCAAAGGTTGAAGTTCTATATATGGGTGCTAAAAAGCCATCAATAATAAGTGACGAAGAGATAGAAAGTATTTGTGATAAATATAGTTTGAAAAAATCATTTATAGTCGGAATAGTAGGGCGAATAGAAGAGAGAAAAGGACAATACTTAGTAATAGATGCCATTAAAAAACTCACAGGTAAAAACATAGATGCAAAAGCTCTTATTATAGGACATACTATGAGTGATGGCTATTTAAGCTCTTTGAAAAGTGGCATAGAAAAAGATGCTATAAAAGATAAAATAGTCTTTACAGGTTTTACAAGAGAAGTCCAAAAACTTATGCAAGCTTGTGATGTAATAGTTTTAGCAACAGATAGAGAAACTTTTGGTTTAGTTTTAATAGAAGCAATGCAGTGCGAAATAGCTGTAGTGGCAAGTGATAGTGGCGGACCTTTAGAGATTATTGATAATAACAAGAGTGGACTTTTATTTAAAACTAATGACTCACATGATTTAGCTAAAAAACTTGAGTTACTCTATAGTGATAAAGCATTAAGAGATAGTCTTGCAAAAGCTGGTGCAAAAAAAGCATCGATTCTCTTTGATGCATACAAACAATTTCAAGAGCTAAAAAATGTTTTAGTAAGGATATGA
- a CDS encoding polysaccharide deacetylase family protein — translation MLTSIMYHHVNSDRCSNNLEIFEAHLQYIAQNYTSVFPGEELTAKSVCLTFDDAYADFYYFIFPLLKKYNLKALLAVPTKYILEDTNYTQDVRLGFEHNDLFHNSAKATFCTFVELREMIDSGLVQIASHSHSHTNLLEDNVDLEEELVTSKHILEKELNIKVDSFVFPFGKYSDDIAKEAHKHYKYLFRIGNALHKDFRGIKGIIYRVDGDNLSKIDSLFSFKNRLKYHFKAFVKRF, via the coding sequence TTGTTGACTAGCATAATGTACCATCATGTAAATAGTGATAGATGCAGTAATAATTTAGAGATTTTTGAAGCACATCTACAATATATTGCACAAAACTATACCTCTGTGTTTCCTGGTGAAGAGCTAACTGCTAAAAGTGTTTGCCTAACCTTTGATGATGCTTATGCTGATTTTTACTATTTTATCTTCCCTCTGCTAAAGAAGTACAACTTAAAAGCTCTTTTGGCGGTGCCTACAAAATATATATTAGAAGACACAAACTATACACAAGATGTTAGACTAGGCTTTGAGCATAATGACCTGTTTCATAACAGTGCCAAAGCAACTTTTTGCACCTTTGTAGAGTTACGAGAAATGATTGATAGTGGATTAGTTCAAATTGCTTCACATTCACATTCACATACGAATCTACTCGAAGACAATGTTGATTTAGAAGAAGAGTTAGTTACATCTAAACATATTTTAGAAAAGGAACTAAATATAAAAGTAGATAGTTTCGTTTTTCCTTTTGGTAAGTATAGTGATGATATTGCAAAAGAAGCTCATAAGCATTATAAGTATCTTTTTAGAATTGGTAACGCTCTTCACAAGGATTTTCGAGGAATCAAAGGTATAATTTACCGAGTTGATGGAGATAATCTTAGCAAAATTGATTCACTGTTTTCATTTAAAAATAGATTAAAATATCACTTCAAAGCTTTTGTAAAAAGATTTTAG
- a CDS encoding glycosyltransferase family 2 protein, whose product MNISVVVLVKNNEDTLFKTLKSLKGFNDVVVYDNGSTDNSIEIAKSFSNVHLVQGEFKGFGWTKNQAASFTKNDWVLIIDSDEVVDNELFKTLTTAKLNSNTVYKLNFKAFYKNIQIKHCGWNNQKIKRLYNKKITHYNSNDVHEDIITDGLITKELQGSVEHYSYHTISQFIKKADHYSTLFAKNNVGKKNSSPAKAFFNGAYSFIRTYIFKRGFLDGYVGLIIAFSHMTTNFYKYIKLYELNKEQKLLMSIKD is encoded by the coding sequence ATGAATATAAGCGTAGTAGTACTAGTAAAAAACAATGAAGACACCCTTTTTAAAACACTAAAAAGCTTAAAAGGCTTTAATGATGTGGTGGTATATGATAATGGCTCAACCGACAATAGCATAGAGATTGCAAAATCTTTTTCCAATGTACATTTAGTTCAAGGTGAGTTTAAAGGTTTTGGTTGGACTAAAAATCAAGCCGCAAGTTTTACTAAAAATGACTGGGTACTCATTATAGATAGTGATGAAGTGGTGGATAACGAACTTTTCAAAACTCTCACAACAGCCAAGCTCAATTCAAATACAGTTTACAAACTTAATTTTAAAGCCTTTTATAAAAATATACAAATCAAACATTGTGGCTGGAACAACCAAAAAATCAAACGACTTTATAATAAAAAAATCACACACTACAACAGTAACGATGTTCATGAGGACATCATTACTGATGGGCTAATTACAAAAGAGCTCCAAGGTAGTGTTGAGCACTACAGTTATCATACTATTTCGCAATTTATAAAAAAAGCAGACCACTATTCTACACTTTTTGCAAAAAACAATGTTGGCAAGAAAAATTCCTCCCCAGCTAAAGCATTTTTCAATGGAGCCTACTCTTTTATAAGAACATATATATTTAAGCGTGGCTTCTTAGATGGCTATGTAGGGTTGATAATTGCATTTTCTCATATGACTACAAATTTTTATAAATATATCAAACTATATGAGCTCAACAAAGAGCAAAAGTTATTGATGAGTATTAAAGATTAA
- a CDS encoding glycosyltransferase, with protein sequence MKKNNIKNVIFLGASELKSLYFSFLGLDINLIVRHGTTKSTPKKDWFHKLIYSDVAYHVAISKHLSKNVKEIVPFGKKTQLVTIYPSMSKEISNKEKIYTSELKLLHVGRIAPGKGLKEALQACKILYDNKIVFSLNSYGSMFDTYKNEFESFLQTLSYKNSFNPCGFTNNIYDEYSKHDIFIFPSKGEGFGNVIMEAISHGIIVLAFNNTAVTNFKELGFHIHLVEDANIKALSKKLLYIAQNLDKEIDFAKVNIELAKEVFTQEREQNQYLQLLE encoded by the coding sequence GTGAAAAAAAACAATATCAAAAATGTTATATTTTTAGGCGCCTCAGAACTTAAATCTTTATATTTTTCTTTTTTAGGACTTGATATAAACTTAATAGTAAGACATGGTACAACAAAGTCAACTCCAAAAAAAGACTGGTTTCATAAACTAATATACTCAGATGTAGCTTACCATGTCGCAATATCAAAACATCTATCAAAAAATGTAAAAGAGATAGTTCCCTTTGGTAAAAAAACTCAACTTGTAACTATATACCCATCTATGTCAAAAGAGATTTCGAATAAAGAGAAAATATATACTAGTGAGTTAAAACTTTTACATGTTGGCAGAATAGCACCAGGAAAAGGACTAAAAGAAGCACTTCAAGCTTGTAAAATTTTATATGACAATAAAATTGTCTTTTCTCTTAATAGCTATGGAAGTATGTTCGATACGTACAAAAATGAATTTGAATCCTTTTTACAAACACTTTCATACAAAAATTCTTTTAATCCTTGTGGTTTTACAAATAATATATATGATGAATATTCAAAGCATGATATATTTATATTTCCTTCAAAAGGTGAAGGTTTTGGTAATGTTATTATGGAAGCTATATCACATGGAATAATCGTTTTAGCTTTTAATAACACCGCGGTTACAAACTTTAAAGAGTTGGGATTTCATATACATCTAGTTGAAGATGCAAATATTAAAGCTTTAAGTAAAAAACTACTCTATATTGCTCAAAATTTAGACAAAGAAATAGATTTTGCTAAGGTAAATATTGAGCTTGCAAAAGAAGTTTTCACACAAGAGCGAGAACAAAACCAATATCTTCAACTGTTAGAATAA
- a CDS encoding glycosyltransferase family 9 protein — MNILVCRTDKLGDFVTALPCIYALKKHNPNNKIIVCVAPLNKNLALSCEFIDEVVVDSGENILSFASNLRKLNIDASITLFSNTRIAFAQALALIPKRIAPATKIAQIFYTHRVRQRRSEVKMAEFEYNLELTKELFSDIDLSYKKPLLKFSDAKDIYKIFCINNDIEKEVIAFHVGFGGSSDANWTLDEYEELIHAVLIENRYQVVLTFGPDEKELYEEMQNRFVNYNVVCYFSQESVNYFAKLISNFRLFVSTSTGTYHLASLVGTPTMTFFADTLFASSKRWRGIGDEELQQNFMIPLDKKKREILFKKVLNILKKI; from the coding sequence TTGAATATTTTAGTCTGTAGAACCGATAAGTTAGGAGATTTTGTAACGGCACTCCCTTGCATCTACGCGTTAAAAAAGCACAATCCTAATAACAAAATTATCGTTTGTGTAGCTCCACTAAACAAAAATTTGGCACTCTCATGTGAGTTTATAGATGAGGTTGTAGTTGATAGTGGTGAGAATATTTTGAGCTTTGCATCTAATCTTCGTAAGTTAAATATAGATGCAAGTATTACTCTCTTCTCAAACACTCGTATAGCTTTTGCACAAGCACTAGCTCTCATCCCAAAACGGATTGCCCCTGCAACAAAAATAGCCCAGATTTTCTATACTCATAGGGTAAGGCAGAGACGTAGCGAAGTTAAGATGGCGGAGTTTGAGTACAACTTAGAACTGACTAAGGAACTCTTTAGTGATATAGATTTGAGCTATAAAAAACCTCTTTTAAAGTTTAGTGATGCAAAAGATATTTATAAGATATTTTGTATAAATAATGATATCGAAAAAGAGGTCATTGCTTTTCATGTAGGCTTTGGTGGTTCATCTGATGCAAACTGGACTTTAGATGAGTATGAAGAGCTTATACATGCAGTTTTGATAGAAAATAGATACCAAGTCGTACTAACTTTTGGACCAGATGAAAAAGAGCTATATGAAGAGATGCAAAACAGATTTGTGAACTACAATGTTGTGTGTTACTTCTCACAAGAGAGCGTTAACTATTTTGCAAAACTCATAAGTAACTTTAGACTCTTTGTAAGCACTTCAACAGGAACTTATCACTTAGCATCTCTTGTTGGCACACCAACGATGACATTTTTTGCAGACACTCTTTTTGCGAGTTCTAAGAGATGGAGAGGTATTGGAGATGAAGAGTTGCAGCAGAATTTTATGATACCACTTGATAAAAAAAAAAGAGAGATTCTTTTTAAAAAAGTTTTAAATATCCTAAAAAAAATTTAG
- a CDS encoding glycosyltransferase, with the protein MDKKQTIKLSVTVITYNQENFIRQTLDSIVTQELDVPFEIIIGDDASTDKTPQIIKEYADKYPELIKPIYRKNNLGHTGNYIETTKEAKGEYIAHLDGDDLMLPTKLQKQVDFLDEHPECSMVHHIVHLIDKQGNITGKTKARKGTVGGINNIIVRNNIVNSSNMFRKISLDEHFYNIPYSLMLHDPLAHMIKTQYGKVCLIPEVLGSYRVYSESIFKSGSQYRLFNALLYTMDYAKNLKGASNEAIKKGRSILYLTRVRLHYKKKNFTRAKYYLKLARDLVPYSYDSCRFALKLWIK; encoded by the coding sequence ATGGATAAAAAGCAAACTATAAAACTAAGTGTAACTGTGATTACCTATAATCAAGAAAATTTTATTAGACAAACGCTTGATAGTATTGTGACTCAAGAACTTGATGTTCCTTTTGAGATCATTATAGGAGATGATGCTTCAACTGATAAAACACCTCAAATAATAAAAGAATATGCAGACAAATATCCGGAACTTATTAAACCTATATACAGAAAAAATAATCTTGGACATACTGGTAACTACATTGAGACTACAAAAGAAGCAAAGGGCGAATATATAGCACACTTAGATGGAGATGACTTAATGTTACCAACTAAGCTTCAAAAGCAAGTTGATTTCTTAGATGAACATCCTGAGTGCAGTATGGTTCATCATATAGTACATTTAATTGACAAGCAAGGTAATATAACTGGTAAAACGAAAGCAAGGAAAGGTACAGTCGGAGGCATAAATAATATTATAGTAAGAAATAATATTGTTAATAGTTCTAATATGTTTAGAAAAATATCATTGGATGAACATTTTTATAATATACCCTATAGTCTGATGTTGCATGACCCCTTAGCCCATATGATAAAAACTCAATATGGAAAAGTTTGTTTAATCCCAGAAGTGCTAGGAAGTTATAGAGTATATTCAGAGTCGATATTTAAAAGCGGATCCCAATATCGACTTTTTAATGCACTTTTATATACAATGGATTATGCAAAAAATTTAAAAGGGGCTTCAAACGAAGCTATAAAAAAGGGTAGAAGTATTTTATATCTAACTCGTGTTCGCTTACACTATAAAAAGAAAAACTTTACACGAGCTAAATATTATTTAAAACTAGCTAGGGACCTGGTCCCATACTCGTATGATTCTTGTAGATTTGCTTTGAAGTTATGGATTAAATAG
- a CDS encoding O-antigen ligase family protein: MIKNLVKNIDYSSCLNYLLILYAFCLPISKAGVVTIEILLIVFWLLEGNLKYKLKQIINNRFLVVLGTFLLFSILSVLWSSEKLFALDYIRKYWHLLIIPIIFTSLKKEYLDYILSSFLISMLISEIVSYGIFFEIWSKEGVLPSIPSPFIGHIDYSIYLAFTVFILLHKILFSTNLKMKIVYTIYMLGSLSNLFVNGGRTGQIAFFISLFVVALLNTKHKLRAIIGSIIVGAIIFTSAYNLSPVFHDRMNYTYIDMKNMVENSDFTESLSIRVSLWIIGTHVFLDNPAIGTGVGDEAKSIDKYIEKYNFLYFKNFDSNYIDFHNTFIQYAAQLGIVGLTLFIGLFIALLRLKFKSIIYRNLNVTFISLYILLSAVGDSLHVMASMIFFAFFSGIFIAISKYESDNNSEISRCKT; this comes from the coding sequence ATGATTAAAAACTTAGTAAAAAATATCGATTATAGTTCTTGTCTCAACTATCTTTTAATTCTTTACGCATTTTGCTTACCTATCTCAAAAGCAGGTGTTGTGACTATAGAGATATTATTAATTGTTTTTTGGCTACTAGAGGGTAATCTTAAGTATAAGTTAAAACAAATTATAAATAATCGTTTTTTAGTTGTTTTAGGTACTTTTTTACTTTTTAGTATTTTATCAGTACTTTGGAGCAGTGAAAAACTTTTCGCACTAGATTATATAAGAAAATATTGGCATTTATTAATAATTCCTATAATATTTACTTCATTAAAAAAAGAGTATCTCGATTATATTCTTTCATCTTTTTTAATAAGTATGCTAATTAGTGAGATAGTATCTTATGGTATATTTTTTGAAATATGGTCAAAAGAAGGAGTGCTTCCAAGTATTCCAAGCCCTTTTATAGGACACATTGACTATAGCATTTATTTAGCATTTACAGTATTTATACTTTTACATAAAATACTCTTTTCAACTAACTTAAAAATGAAAATAGTTTATACTATTTATATGCTAGGCTCTTTATCAAACTTGTTTGTAAATGGTGGAAGAACTGGTCAAATTGCTTTTTTTATATCTTTATTTGTAGTCGCATTATTAAACACAAAACATAAATTAAGAGCTATTATTGGCTCGATTATTGTTGGTGCAATTATCTTTACAAGTGCTTATAATCTCAGTCCTGTTTTTCATGATAGAATGAATTATACATATATAGATATGAAAAATATGGTAGAAAACAGTGATTTTACAGAATCTTTGTCCATAAGAGTTTCTCTTTGGATTATTGGAACGCATGTTTTTTTAGATAATCCAGCTATTGGAACAGGTGTTGGGGATGAAGCAAAATCTATAGATAAATATATAGAAAAATATAATTTTTTATATTTTAAAAACTTTGATAGTAACTATATAGATTTTCATAATACCTTTATTCAATATGCTGCACAACTTGGAATTGTTGGGCTTACCTTATTTATTGGTCTATTTATAGCTCTTTTAAGATTAAAGTTTAAATCAATTATATATAGAAATCTAAATGTTACCTTTATATCTTTATATATTTTATTATCAGCAGTTGGAGATAGTTTACATGTTATGGCTTCTATGATATTTTTTGCATTTTTTTCAGGGATTTTTATTGCTATTTCAAAATATGAATCAGACAATAATAGTGAAATAAGTCGATGTAAAACATAA